From the genome of Deinococcus sp. AJ005, one region includes:
- a CDS encoding S9 family peptidase, whose protein sequence is MPRTLLLTFSLLTLTACAPSLTATPPNAATLALKEQIQRTSLTFPATDIQLSSGLDGGLLLSGRLEGRYFSANFPPDWNHEAVLYAHGYRLPDDKQDTAASDLIQGDDTRGVLPNAYRQGFAVARSVYDKRGFAVQSGIVNTLRLKRFMDMLGSTRDYITGSSLGGSVVMGLIEKYPDAFAGAISGCGAVSDWQFEVKYLTDLRALYNYFTQGTPYALPGTQDVTQGPLKVDPRELLKPVGQLFLRAKLNPGGREARLIDTIASAVPDVKVMPDIPTFFASLGAQLFGLNDITATAGGIFASNADTVYHSPLLTAQENAALNAGIQRYRASSPQAVVYAQDWYSATGRFKTKLLTYHNTADPLVPFEHEARLRARVEAAGNTANLVQQTVEPRLQTLTRVLLYRVQGIEHCGFSSEQTAFAFAELRRWVEDGVRPQDGLDITRPPQEKPTP, encoded by the coding sequence ATGCCGCGAACCCTACTTCTGACCTTCTCGCTGCTGACCCTCACGGCCTGCGCGCCGTCGCTGACCGCCACTCCCCCGAACGCGGCCACGCTGGCTTTAAAAGAGCAAATTCAGCGCACGTCCCTCACTTTCCCGGCCACCGACATCCAGCTCAGCTCTGGCCTGGACGGCGGTCTGCTGCTGAGTGGACGGCTGGAGGGCCGCTATTTCAGCGCCAATTTCCCACCCGACTGGAACCACGAGGCTGTCCTGTATGCCCACGGCTACCGCCTGCCCGACGACAAACAGGACACGGCGGCCAGCGATCTGATCCAGGGTGACGATACGCGAGGCGTGCTGCCCAACGCCTACCGCCAGGGTTTTGCGGTGGCCCGTTCGGTCTATGACAAACGCGGATTTGCCGTGCAGAGCGGCATTGTCAACACCCTGCGCCTCAAGCGCTTCATGGACATGCTGGGGTCCACGCGCGATTACATCACCGGCAGCTCCCTGGGTGGCAGCGTCGTCATGGGATTGATCGAGAAATACCCGGACGCCTTCGCCGGGGCGATCTCCGGTTGCGGTGCGGTCAGCGACTGGCAGTTCGAGGTCAAATATCTGACCGATCTCAGGGCGCTCTACAATTACTTCACCCAGGGCACGCCCTACGCCCTGCCAGGCACGCAGGACGTGACGCAGGGTCCGCTTAAAGTCGATCCCAGGGAACTCCTCAAACCAGTGGGGCAGCTCTTTTTGCGGGCGAAACTGAATCCGGGGGGGCGTGAAGCCCGGCTGATCGACACCATCGCCAGCGCGGTGCCGGATGTGAAGGTCATGCCGGACATCCCCACCTTCTTCGCCTCGCTGGGCGCGCAACTGTTCGGCCTGAATGACATCACCGCGACGGCTGGGGGCATCTTCGCCTCCAACGCGGACACGGTGTATCACAGCCCGCTACTGACGGCCCAGGAAAATGCCGCGCTGAACGCCGGAATTCAGCGATACCGCGCCTCCAGCCCGCAGGCCGTCGTCTACGCGCAGGACTGGTACAGCGCCACTGGACGGTTTAAAACCAAATTGCTGACCTATCACAACACCGCCGATCCCCTGGTTCCCTTTGAGCACGAGGCGCGGCTGCGGGCGCGGGTGGAGGCCGCCGGGAACACGGCCAATCTGGTGCAACAGACGGTGGAACCCCGCTTGCAGACCCTGACCCGCGTGCTGCTCTACCGCGTGCAGGGCATCGAACACTGTGGATTTAGCTCGGAGCAGACCGCCTTTGCCTTCGCTGAACTGCGCCGCTGGGTCGAGGACGGGGTACGGCCCCAGGACGGGCTGGACATCACCCGCCCACCACAGGAAAAACCCACGCCCTGA
- a CDS encoding MBL fold metallo-hydrolase — MLQPSVHGHVRVWSLPTGPLQENAVLVAGAQNEGFLFDPGDDAAQILALVRDSGVTVRGILLTHAHFDHIGAVQPVREALRVPVWLHPADLPLYGLGAASAQRWNLPFIQPDAPDHEIAQDQTFTAGDLILTARELPGHAPGHVVFLAGTDGDKGVVVAGDTLFQGSIGRTDLPGGDHAALLAGITRELLTLPDATAVYSGHGGATTVGAERRSNPFLR, encoded by the coding sequence ATGCTTCAGCCTTCTGTTCATGGTCACGTTCGCGTGTGGTCCCTGCCCACCGGCCCCTTGCAGGAAAACGCCGTGCTGGTGGCGGGTGCGCAGAATGAGGGCTTCCTCTTTGATCCCGGCGACGACGCGGCCCAGATTCTGGCCCTGGTGCGGGATTCCGGCGTGACGGTGCGCGGTATTCTGCTGACCCACGCGCACTTTGACCACATCGGGGCGGTGCAGCCCGTGCGCGAGGCGTTGCGGGTTCCAGTCTGGCTGCACCCCGCTGATCTGCCGCTGTATGGCCTGGGCGCGGCCTCGGCGCAGAGGTGGAATCTGCCCTTTATCCAGCCGGATGCCCCAGACCACGAAATCGCGCAGGATCAGACCTTCACAGCGGGTGACCTGATCCTGACGGCCCGCGAGTTGCCGGGGCACGCGCCGGGGCATGTGGTTTTTCTGGCGGGCACGGATGGAGATAAGGGCGTGGTGGTGGCTGGGGACACGCTGTTTCAGGGCAGCATCGGGCGTACCGATCTGCCGGGAGGTGATCACGCCGCGCTGCTGGCGGGCATCACCCGCGAACTGCTGACGCTGCCCGACGCCACTGCCGTCTATTCCGGCCACGGCGGGGCCACCACGGTGGGGGCGGAACGGCGTAGCAATCCCTTCTTGCGCTGA
- a CDS encoding sensor histidine kinase, with protein sequence MSGRLITESPADDPHGGLAVRRRASRNTLRTQFALVIFLLAFLPNLVLTLTAQPNLPAGALLGWMLLVGVLCGMVGYVLSGALLRPLSRLQAEVEGGELGAHSDDPAEILLLRRAFSDLLGRLSTEQTRRNAFMATLVHDLKTPLIAAGHLTHALVNLPLPEAERKEVGTQMQAETARLLALVQQMADAHRFEREDVSIQAVPTDLRALLDGVARRVQPQAEWGGLELTVDGHGYALADAPVLERAVTNLTENAIRYARSKVELLVTPDGLVVADDGPGLGGSLAQLAQPFTSQPTTIAGQQYTAGTAGLGLFIARRIAEAHGGELHYAHQPHQLPSHDFAPALLASTLPTIFTLTLPEVTP encoded by the coding sequence GTGAGTGGCCGCCTGATCACCGAATCCCCCGCCGATGACCCGCACGGCGGCCTGGCCGTGCGGCGCAGGGCCTCGCGCAACACCCTGCGGACTCAGTTCGCACTCGTGATCTTTCTGCTAGCTTTCCTGCCCAATCTGGTCCTCACGCTGACCGCCCAGCCCAACCTTCCGGCGGGCGCACTGCTGGGCTGGATGCTGCTGGTGGGCGTTCTGTGTGGAATGGTGGGTTATGTTCTCAGCGGCGCGCTGCTGCGGCCCCTCAGCCGCCTTCAGGCCGAGGTGGAGGGCGGCGAACTGGGTGCCCACAGCGACGACCCGGCGGAAATTCTGCTGCTGCGCCGCGCCTTCTCGGACCTGCTGGGCCGCCTGAGCACCGAGCAAACGCGCCGCAACGCCTTCATGGCGACGCTGGTGCATGACCTGAAAACCCCGCTGATCGCCGCCGGGCACCTCACACACGCGCTGGTGAATCTGCCGCTGCCCGAAGCCGAGCGCAAGGAGGTAGGCACGCAGATGCAGGCCGAGACCGCCCGCCTGCTGGCGCTGGTGCAGCAGATGGCCGACGCCCACCGTTTCGAGCGCGAGGACGTGAGCATCCAGGCGGTCCCCACCGATCTACGCGCCCTGCTGGACGGCGTGGCCCGCCGGGTGCAGCCGCAGGCCGAGTGGGGCGGCCTGGAACTGACCGTGGACGGGCACGGCTACGCCCTGGCCGACGCCCCGGTGCTGGAGCGGGCCGTGACCAACCTGACCGAGAACGCCATTCGCTACGCCCGCTCGAAGGTGGAACTGCTCGTGACGCCAGACGGTCTGGTGGTCGCCGACGACGGCCCCGGCCTGGGCGGCTCGCTGGCGCAACTGGCCCAGCCGTTTACCTCGCAGCCCACCACCATCGCCGGACAGCAGTACACCGCCGGAACCGCCGGGCTGGGCCTGTTCATCGCCCGCCGCATTGCCGAGGCGCACGGCGGAGAGCTGCACTACGCCCACCAACCCCACCAACTGCCCAGCCACGACTTCGCTCCCGCCCTCCTCGCATCTACCCTGCCCACCATCTTCACGCTGACTCTCCCGGAGGTCACCCCATGA
- a CDS encoding saccharopine dehydrogenase family protein, translating into MSKVIIIGAGGVANVVAKKCAQNDGVFTEVLIATRTVRKADAIVAEIHEHLPDSKTQFSTTTVDADNVPELVKVIREFGPAMVINVALPYQDLTIMDACLETGVHYLDTANYEPKDVAKFEYSWQWAYRERFEKAGLMALLGCGFDPGATQVFTAHHAKHHFKEIHYLDIIDCNNGDHGKAFATNFNPEINIREITANGRYWEDGEWIETAPLEISQDIYYPKVATRKSFVLYHEELESLVINFPTIKRARFWMTFGESYIKHLNVLEGIGMTSIEPIDFRGQKIAPIEFLKAVLPVPESLAANYTGQTCIGVQAKGIGKDGEEKVHFVYNVTDHAQTYQEVQAQGVSYTTGVPAMIGAMLMLTGVWKKAGVYNVEEFDPDPFIAAMNEWGLPVDELAGIELVK; encoded by the coding sequence ATGAGCAAGGTCATCATTATCGGAGCGGGCGGCGTGGCAAACGTCGTCGCCAAGAAGTGCGCGCAGAACGACGGCGTGTTCACGGAAGTCCTGATCGCCACCCGCACGGTCCGCAAGGCCGATGCCATCGTGGCCGAGATTCACGAGCATCTGCCGGACAGCAAGACGCAATTCAGTACGACGACGGTGGACGCCGACAACGTGCCGGAACTGGTCAAGGTGATCCGCGAATTTGGCCCGGCAATGGTCATCAACGTGGCGCTGCCCTACCAGGACCTGACCATCATGGACGCCTGCCTGGAAACAGGGGTGCATTACCTGGACACCGCCAACTACGAACCCAAGGACGTGGCCAAGTTCGAGTATTCCTGGCAATGGGCCTACCGCGAACGCTTCGAGAAAGCTGGCCTGATGGCCCTGCTGGGCTGTGGCTTCGATCCGGGGGCGACGCAGGTGTTCACCGCTCACCACGCCAAGCACCATTTCAAAGAAATCCATTATCTGGACATCATCGACTGCAACAACGGCGATCACGGCAAGGCGTTCGCCACCAACTTCAACCCCGAGATCAACATCCGCGAGATCACCGCCAACGGACGCTACTGGGAAGACGGCGAGTGGATCGAGACCGCGCCGCTGGAGATTTCCCAGGACATCTATTACCCCAAAGTCGCCACCCGCAAGAGCTTCGTGCTGTATCACGAGGAACTCGAATCGCTGGTCATTAACTTCCCCACCATCAAGCGGGCGCGCTTCTGGATGACCTTCGGCGAGTCGTACATCAAGCATCTGAACGTACTGGAAGGCATCGGCATGACCAGCATCGAGCCGATTGACTTCCGGGGCCAGAAAATTGCGCCCATCGAATTCCTGAAGGCCGTCCTGCCCGTGCCCGAATCACTGGCCGCCAACTACACCGGGCAGACGTGCATCGGCGTGCAGGCCAAAGGCATTGGCAAGGACGGCGAGGAAAAGGTGCATTTCGTCTACAACGTCACCGATCACGCCCAGACGTATCAAGAAGTGCAGGCGCAGGGTGTGAGTTACACCACGGGCGTTCCGGCCATGATCGGCGCGATGCTGATGCTGACGGGCGTGTGGAAGAAGGCGGGCGTGTACAACGTTGAGGAATTTGACCCCGATCCGTTTATTGCCGCCATGAACGAGTGGGGCCTGCCAGTGGACGAGCTGGCGGGCATCGAACTGGTGAAGTAG
- a CDS encoding response regulator transcription factor, whose amino-acid sequence MKLVIADDHPLFRMGLKYALMHQGFDVVAEAADGLSALDACRTLQPDAALLDIKMPGMTGIEVCERLRMTHPQVVSVLITTFAEPAIVQAARAAGARGYVSKETDPESLARQLRDIVAHPEIDRLPQVDVPRLTPRESEVLPLLAQGYSNKEIAKSLGVSPDTVKDHLARLYAKLDAGDRTQAVSRARSIGLLH is encoded by the coding sequence ATGAAACTTGTTATCGCCGACGATCACCCGCTGTTCCGTATGGGTCTCAAGTACGCCCTGATGCACCAGGGTTTCGATGTGGTGGCCGAGGCCGCCGACGGCCTGAGCGCCCTGGACGCCTGCCGAACCCTGCAACCCGACGCCGCGCTGCTGGACATCAAGATGCCCGGCATGACCGGCATCGAGGTCTGCGAACGCCTGCGCATGACCCACCCGCAGGTCGTCAGCGTGCTGATCACCACCTTCGCTGAACCGGCCATCGTGCAGGCTGCCCGCGCCGCCGGGGCGCGCGGCTACGTCAGCAAGGAAACCGATCCCGAGAGTCTGGCCCGCCAGCTCCGTGACATCGTGGCCCACCCCGAGATTGACCGCCTGCCGCAGGTGGACGTGCCCAGATTGACCCCCCGCGAATCGGAAGTGCTGCCGCTGCTGGCTCAGGGCTACAGCAATAAGGAGATCGCCAAGAGCTTGGGCGTCAGCCCCGACACCGTCAAGGACCATCTGGCCCGCCTGTACGCCAAGCTGGACGCCGGGGACCGTACCCAGGCGGTCAGCCGCGCCCGCAGCATCGGCCTGCTGCATTGA
- a CDS encoding NPCBM/NEW2 domain-containing protein: MSIPRVLPSVTAALILGALLSACGGHDSAAPAATQTDPYAGGASYPWTYTAPAGQLSAQRLTAALNTLSFEPLLAATNGWGPIELDRSNGEQGAGDGHTLTLGGVTYARGFGTHAGSEMRFSLKGHNGARCTRFTSSIGVDDEVGNRGSVVFQVFLDGALAYSSGTMTGASATRNIDLDISGRGELRLVVKNAGDGINYDHADWANPQVRCENDPGADLRYSFSFPRGINAKYGKKVTAILRVTDEPGHTSGPVSFKLSVFNWTSPGAPPLQLLEPDRVYDATTLPAEFPVRLRLKTPFPDGFTPPTGRVEITFAANLEDRGFFKRAYLNWNVLP; the protein is encoded by the coding sequence ATGTCCATCCCCAGAGTCCTGCCGTCCGTCACTGCCGCCCTGATCCTGGGTGCGCTGCTCTCGGCCTGCGGGGGCCATGATTCAGCCGCTCCCGCCGCAACACAGACAGACCCTTATGCGGGCGGCGCGTCGTACCCGTGGACCTACACGGCCCCGGCAGGCCAGCTCAGCGCCCAGCGGCTGACAGCGGCCCTCAATACCCTGTCGTTTGAACCGCTGCTGGCCGCCACCAACGGCTGGGGACCCATCGAACTGGACCGCAGCAACGGCGAGCAGGGTGCGGGAGACGGGCACACGTTGACCCTGGGCGGCGTGACTTATGCCAGGGGCTTCGGAACCCACGCGGGCAGCGAGATGCGGTTCTCGTTGAAGGGCCACAACGGGGCGCGCTGCACCCGCTTTACCTCCAGCATCGGCGTGGACGACGAGGTAGGTAACCGGGGCAGCGTGGTGTTCCAGGTCTTTCTGGACGGGGCGCTGGCCTACAGCAGCGGGACCATGACCGGTGCCAGCGCAACCCGCAACATCGACCTGGACATCAGCGGCAGGGGCGAGTTACGTCTGGTGGTCAAGAACGCGGGAGACGGCATCAACTATGACCACGCCGACTGGGCCAATCCCCAGGTACGGTGCGAGAATGACCCTGGAGCCGACCTGCGCTATTCCTTCAGCTTTCCCAGGGGCATCAATGCCAAGTACGGCAAAAAGGTCACGGCCATCCTGCGCGTCACCGATGAGCCGGGACACACCAGCGGCCCGGTTTCGTTCAAGCTCTCGGTGTTCAACTGGACCAGCCCCGGCGCTCCGCCCCTGCAACTGCTCGAACCTGACCGCGTCTATGATGCCACCACCCTTCCAGCAGAATTTCCCGTTCGCCTGCGCCTCAAAACGCCTTTCCCGGACGGTTTCACGCCGCCCACCGGAAGGGTTGAAATCACCTTCGCGGCCAACCTGGAAGACCGGGGCTTTTTCAAGCGCGCCTACCTGAACTGGAACGTTCTGCCGTAA
- a CDS encoding pyridoxal phosphate-dependent aminotransferase, translating into MSSPFLLSARALSLKPSSTVAVTSRALELKRAGVDVISMSVGEPDFDTPGHVKAAAIHAIESGKTKYTAVSGIPELREAISAKFKRENGLEYAPDAVTVTSGGKQALFNAFFALLNPGDEVLIPAPYWVSYPEMVALTGAFPVPVPTHAANGFQLDPQALEARVTPMTRMIVLNSPGNPTGAVFPPEVLKAVAEVAMRHNLMIVTDEMYEHLVYDAQQVSIGTFAPEHTLTVNGASKAYAMTGWRIGYAGGPKAVIAAMNALQSQSTSNASSVSQYAALAAFQQHEETTQFIGMALKAYRQRRDRIVAGLNALGLKTPTPQGAFYVMADTTRIHPDELEAARIILDDARVAVVPGTDFAAPGQVRLSYATSMENIEEVLRRLGELLERRAQQE; encoded by the coding sequence ATGAGCAGCCCCTTTTTACTGTCGGCGCGTGCGCTGAGCCTCAAGCCCTCGTCCACCGTTGCGGTGACCAGCCGCGCGCTGGAACTCAAGCGCGCCGGGGTAGACGTGATCAGCATGAGCGTGGGCGAGCCGGATTTCGACACCCCAGGGCATGTCAAGGCCGCCGCCATCCACGCCATCGAGTCGGGCAAGACCAAGTACACGGCAGTCAGCGGCATTCCCGAATTACGGGAGGCGATCAGCGCCAAATTCAAGCGTGAGAACGGGCTGGAGTACGCGCCAGACGCGGTGACGGTCACTTCGGGCGGCAAGCAGGCGCTGTTCAACGCCTTTTTCGCCCTGCTCAATCCGGGGGACGAGGTGCTGATTCCCGCCCCGTACTGGGTCAGCTACCCGGAGATGGTGGCGCTGACGGGGGCGTTTCCGGTGCCTGTGCCCACGCATGCGGCGAACGGCTTCCAGCTCGATCCGCAGGCGCTGGAGGCCCGCGTCACCCCCATGACCCGCATGATCGTGCTGAACAGCCCCGGCAATCCCACGGGGGCGGTGTTCCCGCCGGAGGTGCTGAAAGCGGTGGCCGAAGTCGCCATGCGCCACAACCTGATGATCGTCACCGACGAGATGTACGAGCATCTGGTCTACGACGCCCAGCAGGTCAGCATCGGCACCTTTGCGCCGGAACACACGCTGACCGTCAACGGGGCCAGCAAGGCGTACGCCATGACCGGCTGGCGCATCGGCTACGCGGGCGGCCCGAAGGCCGTGATCGCCGCCATGAACGCCCTGCAATCGCAGAGTACGAGCAACGCCAGCAGCGTGTCACAGTACGCCGCCCTGGCCGCCTTCCAGCAGCACGAGGAAACCACGCAATTTATCGGGATGGCCCTGAAGGCTTACCGCCAGCGCCGGGACCGCATCGTGGCCGGGCTGAACGCGCTGGGTCTCAAAACGCCCACGCCGCAGGGGGCCTTCTACGTGATGGCCGACACCACGCGCATCCATCCCGATGAGCTGGAGGCCGCCCGCATCATCCTGGACGACGCGCGGGTGGCCGTGGTTCCCGGCACTGATTTCGCCGCCCCCGGTCAGGTCCGCCTGAGTTACGCCACCAGCATGGAAAATATCGAGGAAGTGCTGAGGCGGCTGGGCGAGTTGCTAGAGAGGCGGGCGCAGCAAGAGTGA
- a CDS encoding CDP-alcohol phosphatidyltransferase family protein: MLNERVYRPLAQLLVDPLARQNVNPAHVVLFHTALGVYAAWLIRRGGPWWRSRLTPALLLQVKTVLDNLDGQLARATGQTTETGRYLDTEMDLVVDLALNVAIAGRAGIPLTVLQSLILTTDFLWERDHRTARGEVFREGAAQAGDDLRVLAVLKTVYAAYFIPQERVLGGWFETRLTAVAGNSPTPEERRAYTPLPITAVAANLGLTTQLAFLGACLLADRPQLYTRSLPVQALVLLGVQRWREGQVKRETVSRT, encoded by the coding sequence GTGCTGAACGAGCGCGTCTACCGCCCGCTGGCGCAACTGCTGGTGGACCCGCTGGCCCGGCAGAACGTGAATCCGGCCCATGTGGTGCTGTTCCACACGGCGCTGGGGGTGTACGCAGCGTGGCTGATCCGGCGCGGCGGCCCGTGGTGGCGCTCGCGCCTGACGCCCGCGCTGCTGCTGCAAGTCAAGACCGTGCTGGACAATCTGGACGGTCAACTGGCCCGCGCCACCGGGCAGACCACCGAGACGGGCCGGTATCTGGACACCGAGATGGATCTGGTGGTCGATCTGGCGCTGAACGTGGCGATTGCGGGCCGAGCCGGAATTCCCTTGACCGTGCTGCAAAGCCTGATCCTGACCACCGATTTCCTGTGGGAACGCGATCACCGTACAGCGCGGGGCGAGGTGTTCCGGGAAGGGGCGGCGCAGGCGGGCGATGATCTGCGTGTGCTGGCGGTTCTAAAAACCGTATATGCCGCTTACTTTATCCCGCAGGAGCGCGTGCTGGGGGGCTGGTTCGAGACTCGGTTGACAGCTGTGGCAGGCAATTCTCCGACGCCGGAGGAGCGCCGAGCTTACACGCCGCTGCCCATCACCGCCGTCGCAGCGAATCTCGGATTAACGACGCAACTGGCCTTTCTGGGCGCGTGTCTGCTGGCGGACAGACCACAGCTCTACACCCGGTCTCTGCCTGTGCAGGCACTGGTGCTGCTGGGCGTTCAGCGCTGGCGGGAGGGGCAGGTCAAACGCGAGACGGTTTCCCGCACCTGA
- a CDS encoding MoxR family ATPase, with protein MTPPVDLTDPAALQTAFRAQGYVAGDALATALRLVPALQKPLLLEGPAGVGKTEAAKTLAAALGTRLIRLQCYEGLDAQAALYEWNYARQLLYLRSAEISGGRVDDDELYGERFLMARPLLQAIQQDVAPVLLIDEIDRADDAFEAFLLELLAEWQITVPELGTIPARTRPHTILTSNRSRELSDALRRRCLYHWVEYPTARQELEIVQARLPGIDAALARQITDAVHALRQLPLGKPPGVAETLDWAAALLYLHRDHLDAASIEASLGAVLKLREDHLLAAPTLRGIAGRGGAGRAEAG; from the coding sequence GTGACCCCTCCGGTTGACCTGACGGACCCCGCCGCCCTGCAAACCGCCTTCCGGGCGCAGGGCTACGTGGCCGGAGACGCGCTGGCCACGGCGCTGCGCCTTGTTCCGGCACTTCAAAAGCCGCTGCTGCTGGAAGGTCCGGCAGGGGTGGGCAAAACCGAGGCGGCCAAGACGCTGGCGGCGGCGCTGGGAACGCGCCTGATCCGGTTGCAATGCTACGAGGGGCTGGACGCGCAGGCCGCGCTGTACGAGTGGAATTACGCCCGCCAACTACTGTACCTGCGCTCGGCGGAGATCAGCGGGGGCCGGGTGGACGACGACGAACTGTACGGCGAACGCTTCCTGATGGCCCGCCCGCTGCTCCAGGCCATTCAGCAGGACGTGGCCCCGGTGCTGCTGATCGACGAGATTGACCGTGCCGACGACGCCTTTGAAGCCTTTCTGCTGGAATTGCTGGCCGAGTGGCAGATCACCGTGCCGGAACTGGGAACTATCCCGGCCCGCACGCGCCCGCATACCATTCTGACCAGCAACCGCAGCCGCGAGCTGAGTGACGCGCTGCGCCGCCGCTGCCTGTACCACTGGGTGGAATACCCCACCGCGCGGCAGGAACTGGAGATCGTGCAGGCGCGGCTCCCTGGCATCGACGCGGCGCTAGCCCGGCAGATCACCGACGCCGTACATGCCCTGCGCCAGTTGCCGCTGGGCAAACCGCCGGGGGTGGCCGAGACGCTGGACTGGGCGGCGGCGCTGCTATACCTGCACCGGGACCATCTAGACGCTGCCAGCATCGAGGCCAGCCTGGGCGCGGTGCTGAAGCTACGCGAGGACCATTTGCTGGCCGCACCGACATTGCGTGGTATAGCGGGGCGGGGGGGGGCGGGCCGGGCGGAGGCGGGGTGA
- a CDS encoding VWA domain-containing protein, with the protein MSDPISAELSAQITAFVARLRVRHGFLVGPGEASDALRAAGVVDVLSKRQLRDALRAVLIAQPEQARIFDHEFNTFFRTEGSLAPPELPPLLPETEAPGTEQETETTPKKQQEGDGEAPAPAPPTPGEEPELTTVKAQPQSESKDDPDDSGGDFQTVQTRLSPNAGAGGEVRSEDGDLRELLRAATALIRAVELGRSRRLRPMARGPKLDARRTLRAAARTAGDPALLRWLGRPRRSPRFLLVLDGSRSMGRDATLLLRFAHALSLRTRRVEVYAFSTGLTRLTPYLRHASPGQPLALPDLGEAWGGGTRIGENLLQLARQERERVNRDTLVLILSDGLDTGEPDVLERALRDLKARAGRVIWLSPLAALPEYQPVQRAIQAALPHLDALLPAGGMEDLHRLGRRIQQRN; encoded by the coding sequence GTGAGCGACCCCATCTCTGCCGAACTGTCGGCCCAGATCACTGCTTTCGTGGCGCGGTTGCGCGTGCGGCACGGCTTTCTGGTGGGACCGGGAGAAGCGAGTGACGCGCTGAGGGCTGCGGGCGTGGTGGACGTGCTGAGCAAACGTCAACTGCGCGACGCCCTGCGTGCCGTGCTGATTGCCCAGCCAGAACAGGCCCGCATCTTTGACCACGAGTTCAACACCTTCTTCCGCACTGAGGGCAGTCTAGCCCCACCCGAACTTCCGCCTCTGCTGCCCGAAACCGAGGCCCCCGGCACGGAACAGGAAACCGAGACCACGCCCAAAAAACAGCAGGAAGGCGACGGAGAGGCCCCCGCCCCGGCTCCACCCACCCCCGGGGAGGAACCGGAACTAACCACCGTGAAGGCCCAGCCGCAGAGTGAATCCAAGGACGACCCGGATGATTCTGGTGGCGACTTTCAGACCGTGCAGACCCGTCTCAGCCCGAATGCGGGAGCGGGGGGCGAAGTCAGGTCTGAAGACGGTGATTTGCGGGAGCTGTTGCGCGCTGCCACGGCGCTGATCCGGGCGGTGGAACTGGGGCGGTCCCGGCGGCTGAGGCCAATGGCGCGGGGGCCGAAGCTGGATGCCCGCCGCACCCTGCGCGCCGCTGCCCGCACCGCAGGCGATCCGGCGCTGCTGCGCTGGCTGGGGCGTCCGCGCCGTTCCCCGCGCTTTCTGCTGGTGCTGGATGGCAGCCGCAGCATGGGCCGCGACGCCACGCTGCTGCTGCGGTTTGCCCACGCGCTGTCTCTGCGGACGCGCCGGGTGGAGGTCTATGCCTTTTCTACCGGACTGACCCGGCTGACCCCGTATCTACGCCACGCCTCTCCAGGCCAGCCGCTGGCCCTTCCCGATCTGGGTGAGGCATGGGGCGGCGGCACCCGCATCGGCGAAAATCTGCTGCAACTGGCCCGCCAGGAACGCGAACGCGTGAACCGGGACACGCTGGTTTTAATCCTTAGCGACGGGCTGGACACGGGCGAACCGGATGTGCTGGAACGCGCCCTGCGCGACCTGAAGGCGCGGGCAGGGCGCGTAATCTGGCTCTCACCGCTGGCCGCGCTGCCGGAGTATCAGCCGGTGCAGCGGGCCATTCAAGCGGCACTGCCCCATCTGGACGCCCTGCTACCCGCCGGGGGCATGGAGGACTTACACCGTCTGGGCCGCCGCATTCAGCAGAGGAACTAA
- a CDS encoding DUF2270 domain-containing protein, translating into MPGAGGGPGAVLAPGLTEVSYSTNQANALIHLYRAEVGKMTAWRQRLDMTTNWSVVTSAGLASFALGDAGNSHATFLFAMFMNYFFLRLEARRFRTYEIAHHRVRIMERFFYPAMLGDRVDPGWHQLLLAELSKPRSPMSRNDALGWRLGRNYLWIYAAVLLAWFAKLDLEQPKGYVLTFPDAFALADIGNFPGWLVFAIVGVFYSYLIWLAVRAARTYPLEEG; encoded by the coding sequence ATGCCGGGCGCAGGCGGCGGGCCGGGCGCGGTGCTGGCCCCCGGTCTGACCGAGGTCAGTTACAGCACCAACCAGGCCAACGCGCTGATCCACCTGTACCGCGCCGAAGTCGGCAAGATGACCGCGTGGCGGCAGCGGCTGGACATGACCACCAACTGGTCCGTGGTGACCAGCGCGGGTCTGGCCTCGTTTGCGCTGGGGGATGCGGGCAACAGCCACGCCACCTTCCTGTTCGCCATGTTCATGAACTACTTTTTTCTGCGCCTGGAGGCCCGCCGCTTCCGCACCTACGAGATTGCCCACCACCGCGTGCGGATCATGGAGCGCTTCTTCTATCCGGCCATGCTGGGGGACCGGGTGGACCCCGGCTGGCACCAGTTGCTGCTGGCCGAACTGAGCAAGCCGCGCAGCCCCATGAGCCGCAATGACGCGCTGGGCTGGCGGCTGGGGCGCAATTACCTGTGGATCTATGCGGCGGTGCTGCTGGCGTGGTTTGCCAAGCTGGACCTGGAACAGCCCAAGGGCTACGTCCTGACCTTTCCCGACGCCTTCGCGCTGGCCGACATCGGCAACTTTCCGGGCTGGCTGGTCTTCGCCATCGTCGGTGTGTTCTATAGCTACCTGATCTGGCTGGCCGTGCGCGCTGCCCGCACCTATCCGCTGGAAGAGGGCTGA